The Paraflavitalea devenefica genome contains a region encoding:
- a CDS encoding phytanoyl-CoA dioxygenase family protein has protein sequence MEEVLNSIQIKQFIEGGFVRIDNAFPEEIAAAVRNILWKEMALDPNDPSTWQKPVIRLGMYSQPPFIQSANTPILHAAFNQLVGKDKWLPCRSMGTFPVRFPSAEDPGDTGWHVDASFGDNPANYLEWRVNWRSKNRGLLMLFLYSDIQENDAPTRIKVGSHLDIARLLKPEGERGMSILEMAAQFPSLPEREEILATGKAGTVYLCHPFLIHAAQPHSGKVPRFLAQPPLLLRDELMKEGQDDNYSPVEKAISLGIN, from the coding sequence ATGGAAGAAGTATTAAATTCAATTCAGATAAAACAGTTTATTGAAGGAGGTTTTGTTCGTATCGACAATGCGTTTCCCGAAGAAATCGCTGCTGCGGTTCGAAATATTTTATGGAAAGAGATGGCTCTTGATCCCAACGATCCATCTACCTGGCAAAAACCCGTCATCCGTTTAGGTATGTATTCGCAGCCTCCGTTCATACAATCAGCCAATACACCAATATTGCACGCCGCCTTCAACCAGTTGGTAGGAAAAGACAAATGGTTGCCCTGCCGAAGTATGGGCACATTTCCCGTTCGGTTTCCATCAGCGGAAGATCCTGGCGATACCGGTTGGCACGTAGATGCCAGCTTTGGTGATAATCCGGCAAATTATTTGGAGTGGCGCGTAAACTGGCGTTCGAAGAATAGAGGATTGCTAATGTTGTTTCTATATTCTGATATTCAGGAAAATGATGCACCTACAAGGATTAAGGTGGGATCACATTTAGATATTGCCCGATTGTTGAAACCTGAGGGAGAACGGGGTATGTCTATTTTGGAGATGGCTGCACAATTTCCTTCCTTGCCAGAGAGAGAAGAGATATTGGCTACCGGCAAGGCGGGTACAGTATACCTGTGCCATCCATTCCTAATACATGCTGCCCAACCACACAGCGGAAAAGTGCCGCGGTTTCTGGCACAGCCACCACTATTATTAAGGGATGAGTTAATGAAGGAGGGGCAGGATGATAATTACTCCCCGGTAGAAAAGGCCATTAGCTTAGGTATAAACTAG
- a CDS encoding alpha/beta fold hydrolase codes for MTGLTSTATAQSTGQYAQVNGLNMYYEVQGDGFPLVAIKASALVISGNQDVCTLDHALEMSRLLQHAQLAIFPGGHGDYIGEINKCPLKI; via the coding sequence ATGACGGGGCTTACCAGTACAGCTACTGCACAATCAACCGGCCAATATGCCCAGGTAAATGGATTGAACATGTATTACGAAGTACAGGGCGATGGTTTCCCGCTTGTGGCCATCAAAGCGTCCGCACTTGTCATCAGCGGCAACCAGGATGTGTGCACCCTCGATCATGCCCTGGAAATGAGCCGCCTGCTGCAACACGCCCAGTTAGCTATTTTTCCGGGTGGACATGGAGATTATATAGGGGAAATCAATAAATGCCCGTTAAAAATCTGA
- a CDS encoding DUF1835 domain-containing protein — MQALAVMQKNITIMIYNILNGDSLAYSFPDTKIEGDVIVVREGLIDGDLSGDNLHDFWQSRAKYMGLTEAEYHSKVVKEFEKIRNAPDNSAFNLWFEYDLFCQVNMWFVISIINSLPIKKKVFAVYTSYLDKASKQFWNGFGPANSDELKVCYANKIPLSETDINLGKDLWEAYKNGNLEELTTLSKDQSLAFPYLQEVVKAHVDRYPKDGTKGRPERVIEDITKNISTDFHKVFKEFWNRESIYGFGDTQLKHLYDKVMHYR, encoded by the coding sequence ATGCAAGCGTTAGCGGTAATGCAAAAAAATATCACAATCATGATTTATAATATTTTAAACGGCGACTCTCTTGCTTACAGTTTCCCAGATACGAAAATTGAAGGCGATGTAATAGTTGTTAGAGAAGGTCTTATAGATGGAGATTTGTCAGGCGACAATCTGCATGACTTTTGGCAATCAAGAGCAAAGTATATGGGGTTAACAGAAGCTGAATACCATAGTAAAGTTGTAAAAGAGTTTGAAAAAATAAGGAATGCGCCTGATAATTCAGCGTTTAATCTTTGGTTTGAGTATGACTTGTTTTGTCAGGTAAATATGTGGTTTGTTATTTCAATTATCAATAGTTTGCCAATAAAGAAAAAAGTTTTTGCTGTTTATACTTCTTATTTAGACAAAGCCAGTAAACAATTTTGGAATGGTTTTGGACCAGCAAATTCAGACGAACTTAAAGTTTGTTATGCGAATAAAATTCCTTTAAGTGAAACCGACATAAATTTAGGGAAAGACTTGTGGGAAGCTTACAAAAATGGTAATCTTGAAGAGTTGACAACTCTTTCAAAGGATCAATCTTTAGCTTTTCCGTATTTACAAGAAGTAGTAAAGGCGCATGTTGACCGTTATCCAAAAGATGGCACAAAAGGAAGACCTGAAAGAGTTATTGAAGACATCACAAAAAACATTTCTACTGACTTTCATAAAGTGTTCAAAGAATTTTGGAACAGAGAAAGCATTTATGGTTTTGGTGACACCCAATTAAAACATCTTTATGACAAAGTAATGCACTACCGCTAA
- a CDS encoding helix-turn-helix domain-containing protein, producing the protein MQTIAPFLQYIRQNNKLPIRIVSPDFGHLTAEEAANFIVPHRSPYYFFMFMLNGRSCHQIDLKQYEVTGNELVFVTPHQVHKQEVIGKGGKFVKLGFDESCLFLLLKQYPFLIDPLNYQKVSFALAAVLRVKAIFAILLDLLRHWDTAPELILAHLNSLLTEINTAYFLTPTAPARNKLARYIDFKTLVEKQLTEQPSVRQIAEELGINPNGLYKLVKQHSGLSPKEYITKRLILEAGRRLYHTKDLSIKELAFELGFNDPEYFSRLFKKVTGQTIPQFSQDLSGN; encoded by the coding sequence ATGCAAACCATCGCGCCGTTTCTTCAATATATACGGCAAAATAACAAGTTGCCCATCAGAATCGTTTCGCCGGACTTCGGCCACCTGACGGCTGAAGAAGCGGCAAATTTTATTGTTCCGCATCGTTCGCCTTATTATTTTTTTATGTTTATGCTGAATGGCCGCAGCTGTCATCAAATCGATCTGAAGCAATACGAAGTGACCGGTAATGAATTGGTTTTTGTTACGCCTCACCAGGTTCATAAGCAGGAAGTTATTGGCAAGGGAGGCAAATTTGTCAAGCTGGGTTTTGATGAGAGTTGCCTGTTCCTGCTGCTCAAACAATATCCTTTCCTGATCGATCCGCTGAATTACCAGAAAGTCAGTTTTGCCCTCGCCGCTGTGCTGCGGGTAAAGGCAATTTTTGCCATATTGCTGGATCTGTTGAGGCATTGGGATACCGCGCCGGAACTGATCCTGGCACACCTCAATAGTTTACTTACCGAGATCAACACGGCATACTTTCTTACCCCGACCGCTCCGGCGAGAAATAAGCTTGCCCGCTACATCGACTTTAAAACATTGGTGGAAAAACAGTTGACCGAGCAACCCAGCGTCCGGCAGATTGCGGAAGAACTGGGCATCAATCCCAACGGATTATATAAGCTCGTGAAACAGCATTCCGGGCTTTCTCCTAAAGAATATATCACTAAACGGTTGATTTTGGAAGCAGGGCGCCGCTTATATCACACGAAAGATCTCTCGATCAAAGAATTGGCCTTTGAGTTGGGCTTTAATGATCCTGAATACTTTTCCCGTTTGTTTAAAAAAGTCACAGGACAAACCATCCCACAGTTTTCGCAGGATCTGTCAGGGAATTAG